A portion of the Adhaeribacter radiodurans genome contains these proteins:
- a CDS encoding T9SS type A sorting domain-containing protein gives MKKSAFFLLLVPALAFSLTSVYGQGSFTPPERQINNFSVRQGYRIDQHPRFLADVNGDKQADVVAFGNKGVYVSYSKGTSFEAPVRVLQNFSYNRGWRVEQHPRFLADVNGDNQADIIGFYDNGVHVSYSTGTGFTSPQLEVEDFGTDKGWQVENHPRMMADVNGDNRADIVGFASSGVYVSYSTGTGFTIPELEVEEFGRLAGGWRVDRHPRFLADVNGDNQTDIVGFSSYGVDVSFSTGKNFTAPARLLSNYGYESEGYRVDRNPRFLADVNGDKRSDIVAFGNRGVYVSFSTGTDFTDPIRVLQNFSYNRGWRVEQHPRYLADIDGNNMADIVGITEDGVYVSYSTGEGFTTPKLGVEEYGYNNGWRVESHPRILADINGDNRADIAGFGEKGVIVSYSYEFNEPVSWDRSYAKNTGNFSWHNLKATLPTADGGYILAGNYLNFILGITSSATNYWPDYTKSIYWIVKTDGRGNRLWDKTFGDNWSDELASIIQTSDGGYLLAGTSYDSEEKSDYWLVKISSTGTKQWEKKYGGNGKDELSSLISTADGGYLLAGTSNSKASGDKSQSSFSRDYWVVKVNSQGARQWDKTYSSFSDDVLAEVISTSDGGYLVTGTGSTIKGVGKGGNDYWVVKTDNNGNKQWDKRYGGTRNDALASVVSTSDGGYLLAGTSNSLINNDKSQDSFTRDYWVLKVNEVGDKQWDKTYGNIITDDELTSVISTADGGYLLGGKANSVFVLGKGRYDYWVVKIGNTGIKFGDKRYGGTGNDELATVVNNFNGTYLLAGSSESPKSGDKTQALRSRRDYWILTIGFEVDYYVSTSGSDSNPGTITKPLRTIQHALDLAIPGATIYVRKGVYQERLVWKNSGTVTAPIKLTNYKAESAELDGSNFNDKADIALFEIASKSYVRINGLQIHNYYRDYAKGIFIHGAGTNVQVTNCKVYNIGWTSNASTKPGSGNNANPFVIVGNSSASYNNLYIGSNEIYNNITGYSESLTITGNVENFVVEKNTVHDNTNIGIVIAGHYSWTVAEGAENLNQARNGKVLGNTAYRCVSQVATSAGIYVDGGKMIIVEGNKSFENGVGISLGCENPNRTATEISVRSNFIYNNIEGGIIVGANASGSRVESSKINNNTFFKNNSRGDYGGEIYLQNTYGITIKNNIIYALSNVVVIARAGYISTELAMNYNHYYSAATGNNDQIIFDWHTIDSNGKDYNSLASFKTGTGLEANGHYANPIFVTTTLPNPNLHLSSNSLAINSGDPNYIPVIRERDIDGELRLQSSRIDVGADETSYTNPPSATLLVLNEKFRPFKLYPNPAKDYFYLDSDAVIRIQSANGNILHRGNYKKGEAISITKLPRGLYYVINENSKSAIKLIVN, from the coding sequence ATGAAAAAATCTGCATTTTTTTTATTGTTAGTACCTGCCCTTGCTTTCTCTCTAACGTCTGTTTACGGCCAAGGAAGTTTTACGCCTCCTGAAAGACAAATAAATAACTTTAGTGTTAGGCAAGGATACCGGATAGATCAACATCCGCGATTCTTAGCAGATGTGAATGGCGACAAACAAGCCGATGTGGTAGCTTTTGGTAATAAGGGTGTTTATGTATCCTACTCCAAAGGAACTAGTTTTGAAGCTCCTGTTCGGGTATTACAAAACTTTAGTTACAACCGCGGGTGGCGGGTAGAGCAACATCCCCGGTTTCTGGCCGATGTGAATGGGGATAACCAGGCTGATATTATTGGCTTTTACGATAATGGAGTGCATGTATCCTATTCAACTGGTACCGGTTTTACAAGCCCTCAATTAGAAGTAGAAGATTTTGGTACGGATAAGGGGTGGCAGGTAGAGAATCATCCCCGGATGATGGCTGATGTTAACGGCGATAATCGGGCGGATATAGTTGGGTTTGCAAGCAGTGGCGTGTATGTATCTTATTCAACAGGTACTGGTTTTACAATTCCTGAGTTAGAAGTAGAGGAGTTTGGTAGGTTGGCTGGCGGGTGGCGAGTAGATCGGCATCCCCGGTTTCTGGCTGATGTAAATGGCGATAACCAAACAGATATTGTCGGATTCTCCAGCTATGGGGTTGATGTTTCTTTTTCTACGGGTAAGAATTTTACGGCACCAGCGCGATTATTGAGCAACTATGGTTATGAAAGTGAGGGATACCGTGTAGATCGAAATCCTCGTTTTTTGGCGGATGTTAACGGCGACAAGCGGTCCGACATTGTGGCGTTTGGTAACAGGGGCGTATACGTGTCTTTTTCTACTGGTACTGACTTTACCGACCCGATTCGGGTATTACAAAACTTTAGTTATAACCGAGGATGGCGGGTGGAGCAACATCCGCGGTATTTGGCAGATATCGATGGTAATAATATGGCAGATATTGTGGGGATTACGGAGGATGGCGTTTATGTTTCCTATTCCACAGGAGAGGGCTTTACGACGCCTAAACTAGGAGTAGAGGAGTATGGTTATAATAATGGGTGGCGAGTGGAAAGTCATCCCCGGATTCTGGCGGATATTAATGGCGACAACCGGGCGGACATTGCTGGGTTTGGTGAAAAGGGCGTTATTGTTTCTTATTCTTATGAATTTAACGAACCTGTTTCCTGGGACAGATCCTATGCAAAGAATACAGGTAATTTTAGCTGGCATAACTTAAAAGCAACTCTTCCAACTGCTGATGGAGGCTATATACTCGCTGGCAATTATCTAAATTTTATTTTAGGAATAACTTCTTCGGCGACAAATTATTGGCCAGACTATACCAAGAGTATTTACTGGATTGTAAAAACAGATGGCCGTGGTAATAGGCTATGGGATAAAACTTTTGGTGATAATTGGTCGGATGAACTGGCTTCGATTATTCAAACTTCCGATGGGGGGTATTTGTTGGCAGGTACTTCATATGATAGCGAGGAAAAAAGTGATTATTGGCTTGTTAAAATCAGCAGCACTGGTACGAAGCAATGGGAAAAAAAATACGGTGGTAATGGCAAAGATGAGTTAAGTTCGTTGATAAGCACCGCTGATGGCGGTTACCTTTTAGCAGGAACTTCCAATTCAAAAGCCAGCGGCGACAAGTCACAGTCCAGTTTTTCGAGAGATTATTGGGTTGTGAAGGTTAACAGCCAAGGTGCCAGACAATGGGATAAAACTTACAGCAGCTTTAGTGATGATGTATTGGCGGAAGTAATAAGTACATCCGATGGCGGCTACTTGGTTACGGGTACAGGTAGTACAATAAAAGGAGTAGGCAAAGGTGGCAATGATTATTGGGTAGTTAAAACAGATAATAATGGTAATAAGCAATGGGATAAAAGGTATGGCGGAACGCGTAATGATGCCTTGGCTTCGGTAGTAAGCACTTCTGATGGCGGTTACCTATTGGCTGGAACTTCCAATTCTCTTATCAACAATGATAAATCGCAAGATAGTTTTACCAGAGACTATTGGGTTTTAAAGGTCAATGAAGTTGGCGATAAACAATGGGATAAAACGTATGGCAATATAATAACGGATGATGAACTTACTTCCGTTATAAGTACTGCAGATGGCGGTTACTTATTAGGAGGGAAAGCCAATTCGGTTTTTGTTTTAGGCAAAGGTAGATATGATTACTGGGTTGTGAAAATAGGCAACACGGGTATTAAGTTTGGAGATAAGCGTTATGGTGGCACTGGCAATGATGAACTGGCCACTGTAGTAAACAACTTTAATGGCACTTATCTGCTAGCAGGCAGCTCCGAATCACCTAAAAGCGGTGATAAAACACAAGCTTTGCGGAGCAGAAGAGATTATTGGATTCTAACAATAGGTTTTGAAGTGGATTACTATGTTAGTACTTCCGGCAGCGATAGTAATCCAGGTACCATTACTAAACCTCTGCGCACCATTCAACATGCCTTAGATTTGGCTATCCCCGGCGCTACTATTTATGTTAGAAAAGGCGTTTACCAGGAGAGGTTGGTTTGGAAGAATTCCGGCACAGTCACGGCTCCCATTAAATTAACCAATTACAAAGCTGAATCTGCTGAATTAGATGGAAGTAATTTTAACGATAAAGCGGATATTGCCTTATTTGAGATCGCTAGTAAAAGCTATGTCCGCATCAACGGTTTGCAAATTCACAATTATTACCGCGACTATGCTAAAGGTATTTTTATACACGGTGCAGGTACCAACGTTCAGGTAACTAATTGTAAAGTATATAATATTGGCTGGACTTCAAACGCCAGCACCAAGCCTGGTTCGGGTAATAATGCTAATCCGTTCGTTATTGTCGGTAATAGTTCTGCCTCTTACAATAACCTGTACATTGGTTCCAACGAAATATATAATAACATTACTGGTTATAGCGAAAGCCTAACAATTACGGGTAACGTAGAAAATTTCGTGGTCGAAAAAAATACGGTTCATGATAATACCAATATCGGGATAGTTATTGCCGGACATTATTCCTGGACAGTGGCAGAAGGTGCCGAAAATCTAAATCAGGCTCGCAATGGAAAAGTATTGGGCAATACCGCTTACCGTTGCGTATCGCAAGTGGCTACTTCGGCTGGTATTTATGTAGATGGAGGCAAGATGATTATTGTTGAAGGCAATAAGTCTTTTGAAAATGGTGTGGGCATTTCTCTGGGCTGTGAGAATCCTAACCGTACAGCTACAGAAATAAGTGTTCGGAGTAATTTTATATATAATAATATAGAAGGCGGCATTATCGTGGGAGCTAATGCTTCTGGCAGCAGAGTAGAATCCTCCAAAATCAACAATAATACTTTTTTCAAGAACAATTCGCGTGGAGATTATGGGGGCGAGATATACCTGCAGAATACTTATGGAATTACTATAAAGAATAATATTATATATGCCCTTAGCAATGTAGTAGTTATTGCACGAGCAGGTTATATTTCAACCGAACTTGCTATGAATTATAATCATTATTATAGTGCTGCCACAGGCAATAACGATCAAATTATTTTTGACTGGCATACTATTGATAGTAATGGCAAAGACTATAATAGTTTAGCTTCCTTCAAAACAGGCACCGGCCTGGAAGCTAATGGACATTATGCAAACCCCATTTTTGTTACTACCACCTTACCAAATCCCAATTTACATTTATCTTCTAACTCTCTGGCTATTAATTCAGGT
- a CDS encoding erythromycin esterase family protein — MAESKLPYYPLENNQSLDVLLEVIGDARFVLLGEASHGTSEYYTWRTTISRRLITEKNFNFIAVEGDWPDCYLVNRFIKGYPDAGTTVRDVLKNFTRWPTWMWGNWEVAALVEWLREHNQNQPIDKKAGFYGLDVYSLWNSLEQIVQYLEQNDGTTVEAAKKAFRCFEPFGDDPQAYAEAVAFVDKGCEKEVLEMLQKISANAPQFSNDREANFGAEQNALVAVNAEKYYRAMIRGGGCSWNVRDRHMMETLNRLMTLHGPEAKAIVWEHNTHIGDARATDMARSGMVNIGQLVREEHGRENAFLVGFGSYWGTVMAGRKWGAPMQKMEVPRAKPESWEARLHEAGSGDKLLLTQELRELEDLQKPIGHRAIGVVYNPDFEAFINYVPSRIPERYDAFLFIDETESVHPLHNYRDSHQPPELYPWGT; from the coding sequence ATGGCAGAAAGTAAACTACCGTATTATCCGCTCGAAAATAATCAAAGCTTGGATGTGCTGCTCGAAGTTATTGGCGATGCCCGTTTTGTTCTATTAGGTGAGGCGTCGCACGGTACTTCCGAATATTATACTTGGCGCACCACCATCTCACGGCGGCTAATTACCGAAAAGAATTTTAATTTTATTGCCGTAGAAGGCGATTGGCCAGATTGTTATTTGGTAAACCGGTTTATAAAAGGCTACCCGGACGCTGGTACTACGGTGCGCGATGTTTTAAAGAATTTTACCCGCTGGCCTACCTGGATGTGGGGTAACTGGGAGGTTGCCGCCTTGGTAGAATGGCTGCGTGAACATAACCAAAATCAACCAATAGATAAAAAAGCTGGTTTTTACGGCTTAGATGTATATAGCCTCTGGAATTCGCTGGAGCAAATTGTGCAATACCTGGAACAAAACGATGGCACTACCGTGGAAGCTGCTAAAAAAGCTTTCCGGTGTTTTGAACCTTTCGGCGATGATCCCCAGGCTTACGCCGAAGCTGTGGCTTTTGTGGATAAAGGTTGTGAGAAGGAGGTACTGGAGATGCTGCAAAAAATAAGTGCCAATGCCCCTCAATTTTCTAATGACCGGGAAGCTAATTTTGGAGCCGAGCAAAACGCCTTGGTAGCCGTTAACGCCGAAAAATATTACCGCGCCATGATTAGAGGGGGAGGTTGCTCCTGGAACGTACGTGACCGGCATATGATGGAAACCCTAAACCGCCTTATGACCTTGCATGGCCCCGAAGCTAAAGCCATTGTTTGGGAACATAATACGCATATTGGCGATGCCCGTGCCACCGATATGGCTCGCAGCGGCATGGTAAATATTGGGCAGTTGGTGCGGGAAGAACACGGTCGGGAGAATGCCTTTTTGGTAGGATTTGGCTCTTATTGGGGTACCGTAATGGCTGGCCGAAAATGGGGCGCTCCCATGCAGAAAATGGAAGTGCCAAGAGCAAAGCCTGAAAGTTGGGAAGCCCGCTTACACGAGGCCGGTTCCGGCGATAAATTACTGCTAACCCAGGAACTACGGGAACTGGAAGATTTACAAAAGCCCATTGGTCATCGGGCAATTGGGGTAGTATATAATCCAGATTTTGAAGCATTTATTAATTATGTTCCCTCCCGGATACCGGAACGTTACGATGCATTTTTGTTTATTGATGAAACCGAATCCGTGCATCCGTTGCATAACTACCGCGATTCGCACCAACCTCCTGAATTATACCCTTGGGGAACGTAA
- a CDS encoding DUF4197 domain-containing protein, which produces MKTTSVYFLLFISIISFSCSGQLGKLPSVGTINDALNKSKPLTSDEVAGGLKEALTQGIAKGATQASQQDGYFGNQLIRIPFPEDVKRVESTLRSVGLGSQVDKFVLSLNRAAEDAAQTAKPIFIGAIRKLTFKDVWNILTGEKDAATQFLKRTTSDELYRAFAPHIQQSLDKTYATKYYTDVMSAYNAIPLVQKVNPNLNDYATKKAIDGLFILVAQEEANIRENPVARTTDLLKRVFSKQSKS; this is translated from the coding sequence ATGAAAACCACCTCCGTATACTTTTTGTTATTTATCTCCATAATTTCTTTTAGTTGCTCCGGCCAATTAGGTAAGTTACCCAGTGTTGGTACCATTAACGATGCTTTAAATAAAAGTAAACCACTTACCTCTGATGAAGTAGCCGGCGGCCTGAAAGAAGCTTTAACCCAGGGTATTGCCAAAGGTGCTACCCAGGCTTCGCAACAAGACGGGTATTTCGGTAATCAGTTAATACGCATTCCGTTTCCGGAAGATGTTAAACGCGTGGAATCTACTTTACGCAGTGTAGGTTTAGGTAGCCAGGTAGATAAATTTGTATTGTCGTTGAACCGGGCTGCTGAAGATGCAGCCCAAACGGCCAAGCCTATCTTTATTGGTGCCATCCGGAAACTGACTTTTAAAGATGTCTGGAATATTTTAACCGGCGAAAAAGATGCGGCTACTCAGTTTTTAAAACGTACTACTTCCGACGAATTATACCGGGCGTTTGCGCCACACATTCAGCAATCGCTGGATAAAACCTACGCTACCAAGTATTACACGGATGTAATGTCAGCCTATAATGCTATTCCGCTGGTGCAAAAAGTAAATCCTAACCTGAACGATTACGCCACAAAAAAAGCAATTGATGGTTTATTTATTTTAGTAGCCCAGGAAGAAGCTAATATTCGCGAGAACCCGGTTGCCCGTACCACTGATTTACTAAAACGCGTGTTCTCGAAACAATCTAAATCGTAA
- a CDS encoding competence/damage-inducible protein A, producing MHKSNQNPNIVLAEIITIGDEILYGQIVDTNSAFIGTELGKIGIKVKQITSVSDDATHIKKSFDDARSRANIILITGGLGPTKDDLTKSTLAQYFGVGLKLDEQSLLDVTEIFRRHGREVTELNRQQAFLPENCEPVRNVLGTAPGMWFEVDNKIMVSMPGVPFEMKRMMTDIVLPRLQQYFRLPKINHKVIMTIGIGESFLAEKIADWEDNLPKNIKLAYLPNLGSVRLRLTGLDTGIGDLEAQMQAEVDKLSNIIPEYIFAYGEVSLPQAIGNLLKKHYLTISTAESCTGGNIAHKLTTIPGSSAYYKGGIISYDNAVKVEQLGVSETTLETFGAVSEETVSEMAQNVRLLLKTDIGIATSGIAGPTGGTTEKPVGTIWIAYADAHQTVTKKLNFNRTRELNIEYTTMMALNLVRQSLPEAFRIG from the coding sequence ATGCATAAATCGAACCAAAACCCTAACATTGTATTGGCCGAAATAATTACCATCGGCGACGAAATTTTATACGGACAAATAGTAGATACTAATTCAGCTTTTATCGGCACCGAACTCGGTAAAATCGGAATTAAGGTAAAGCAAATTACCTCTGTTTCGGACGATGCCACACATATAAAAAAATCGTTTGATGATGCGCGTTCCCGGGCCAATATTATTTTAATTACCGGTGGCCTTGGCCCTACTAAAGACGATTTAACTAAATCTACTTTAGCCCAATACTTTGGGGTAGGTTTAAAACTAGACGAACAATCGCTGTTGGATGTTACCGAAATTTTCCGTCGGCACGGGCGGGAAGTAACAGAACTTAACCGGCAGCAAGCCTTTTTACCCGAAAATTGTGAACCCGTTCGCAATGTTTTAGGCACTGCCCCGGGCATGTGGTTCGAGGTAGATAACAAAATTATGGTTTCGATGCCGGGCGTACCATTCGAAATGAAGCGCATGATGACGGATATTGTATTACCGCGCTTGCAGCAATATTTCCGGTTGCCGAAGATTAACCATAAAGTAATTATGACCATTGGTATTGGAGAATCTTTTCTGGCTGAAAAAATTGCGGATTGGGAAGACAACCTGCCTAAAAATATAAAACTAGCTTATTTACCTAACTTGGGCAGTGTGCGACTGCGCTTAACTGGCCTGGATACCGGCATCGGCGATTTAGAGGCGCAAATGCAGGCCGAAGTAGATAAACTGAGTAACATTATTCCGGAATATATTTTTGCCTATGGTGAGGTTAGTTTACCGCAAGCCATTGGTAATTTACTTAAAAAGCACTACCTCACTATTTCTACCGCCGAAAGCTGCACTGGCGGTAACATAGCCCATAAGTTAACTACTATACCTGGTTCATCGGCTTATTATAAAGGTGGCATTATTTCCTACGACAATGCTGTAAAAGTGGAACAGTTAGGTGTTTCGGAAACTACTTTGGAAACCTTTGGCGCCGTAAGTGAAGAAACCGTAAGCGAAATGGCGCAGAATGTTCGCTTGTTACTGAAAACGGATATTGGTATTGCTACCAGCGGCATTGCCGGACCAACTGGCGGCACTACCGAAAAACCAGTTGGTACCATCTGGATTGCTTATGCTGATGCTCACCAAACTGTAACCAAAAAACTTAATTTTAACCGTACCCGCGAGCTAAATATCGAATACACTACCATGATGGCGCTGAACCTGGTACGGCAAAGTTTACCTGAAGCCTTTCGGATCGGGTAA
- a CDS encoding dihydrolipoamide acetyltransferase family protein: protein MALVEMVMPKMGESIMEGTVLRWLKNVGDRIEEDESVLEVATDKVDTEVPAIQGGILTKILANEGDVIPVGQAIALIETNVNSAGVTSSPESTETSNENKASAAPTITEEVSSTPTPSVPVAAESGLTIAETKTKPTFEGRFYSPLVLNIARQEGISMAELEKIPGTGNEGRVTKKDMLEYLEHRQEAPEINASAAEVPASASATEVPQPVAASVPEPTVGAQPAVSVSGDVEIIEMDRMRKMIAQRMVDSKRIAPHVTSFVEADVTNIVMWRNKMKDAYQKREGENLTFTPIFIEAVAKAIKDFPMINISVDGDRIIRRKDINIGMAVALPSGNLIVPVIKNADQMNLNGITKKVNDLANRARNNKLTPDDLSDGTYTLTNVGSFGNVLGTPIIMQPQVAIMAVGAIKKKPAVIETPQGDLIGIRHFMFLSHSYDHRVVDGSLGGMFVKRVSDYLENFDLDTKI, encoded by the coding sequence ATGGCACTGGTAGAAATGGTAATGCCCAAAATGGGCGAAAGTATCATGGAAGGAACGGTACTACGTTGGTTAAAAAACGTAGGTGACCGCATCGAAGAAGATGAATCTGTACTCGAAGTAGCCACCGATAAAGTAGATACCGAAGTACCAGCCATTCAAGGTGGAATTTTAACAAAGATTTTGGCCAATGAAGGCGATGTCATTCCGGTGGGTCAGGCCATTGCTTTAATTGAAACAAATGTCAATTCGGCAGGTGTTACCTCCTCACCAGAATCTACCGAAACATCCAACGAAAATAAGGCAAGTGCTGCTCCTACTATCACGGAAGAAGTATCCTCTACTCCTACTCCATCCGTACCTGTTGCCGCGGAGAGTGGCCTTACCATCGCTGAAACTAAAACAAAGCCCACCTTTGAAGGCCGGTTTTACTCACCGCTGGTACTGAATATTGCCCGCCAGGAAGGAATAAGCATGGCCGAACTGGAAAAAATACCTGGGACAGGTAATGAAGGCAGGGTAACCAAAAAAGACATGCTGGAGTACCTGGAACACCGGCAAGAAGCACCAGAAATCAACGCTTCTGCCGCTGAAGTTCCTGCATCAGCTTCTGCTACAGAAGTTCCACAACCAGTTGCTGCATCTGTGCCGGAACCAACTGTTGGAGCTCAACCGGCCGTATCGGTGAGTGGCGATGTAGAGATTATAGAAATGGACCGCATGCGCAAAATGATTGCGCAACGCATGGTAGATAGCAAACGTATTGCCCCGCACGTAACTTCTTTCGTGGAAGCCGACGTGACCAATATTGTAATGTGGCGCAACAAGATGAAAGATGCCTACCAGAAGCGCGAAGGCGAAAACCTGACTTTCACGCCAATCTTTATAGAAGCGGTAGCCAAAGCCATCAAAGACTTTCCAATGATTAACATTTCCGTGGATGGTGACCGCATTATCCGACGGAAGGACATTAATATTGGCATGGCTGTAGCCTTACCCAGCGGAAATTTAATTGTTCCGGTTATTAAAAACGCCGATCAAATGAACCTGAACGGCATTACCAAAAAAGTAAATGATTTAGCAAACCGCGCTCGGAATAATAAGTTAACTCCCGATGATTTATCGGATGGTACGTATACCTTGACCAACGTTGGTTCTTTTGGCAACGTGTTAGGTACCCCTATCATCATGCAGCCGCAAGTCGCGATTATGGCTGTAGGCGCGATCAAGAAGAAACCGGCCGTTATCGAAACTCCCCAAGGCGACTTAATCGGCATCCGGCACTTTATGTTTTTATCGCACTCCTACGACCACCGCGTCGTAGATGGCTCCTTGGGCGGCATGTTTGTAAAACGGGTTTCAGATTATTTAGAAAACTTCGACTTAGATACAAAAATTTAA
- a CDS encoding efflux RND transporter periplasmic adaptor subunit, translating into MDREIAPEKLRKNKLKDYGKIAGILVLVATGLLAFRFALRTSENRSSLRTSVVTQGSIEASLNATGVLVPENEAVVTSPIQARLEAVLHHAGEKINANQSILQLDKEYTKLAYRKLQDEQQLNQNETSKLQLKLTKEVSELQSRFNIKQMQVKRLQAALSDEKYLLSIGGGTEENVRQAEMNLKVAQLEADQLSAQIRQQKQANSAELKDVGFEMSIQERNLQEMQRKLDLADLKSPISGVLTFVNEEIGTTVNPGDALVRVADLSSFKVKATIADSYADQLSPGGPVTVRLNDTDLKGTIATIRPAVENNQVTFFVQLDQKNHPQLRSNLKVEVFVITSFKNQAMRVKNGPFFTGARDQKVFVIKGNKANARTVQIGLSNFDWVELQGVQPGEEVIISDTKEFQHLDEFAITND; encoded by the coding sequence ATGGACAGAGAAATTGCTCCGGAAAAACTCCGGAAAAATAAACTAAAAGACTATGGCAAAATAGCCGGAATACTGGTGCTGGTAGCCACAGGTTTGCTCGCTTTCCGGTTTGCCCTTCGTACTTCCGAAAATCGCTCCAGCTTGCGCACTTCTGTTGTTACCCAAGGATCAATAGAAGCCTCATTGAATGCTACTGGGGTATTAGTGCCCGAAAATGAAGCCGTCGTAACCAGTCCCATTCAGGCGCGACTAGAGGCGGTGTTGCACCACGCCGGCGAAAAAATAAACGCCAATCAATCCATTCTGCAACTCGACAAAGAATACACCAAACTGGCTTACCGCAAACTACAGGACGAGCAGCAACTCAACCAAAACGAAACCAGCAAGTTGCAATTAAAACTTACTAAAGAAGTAAGCGAATTGCAATCCAGATTTAATATTAAACAAATGCAGGTAAAACGGTTGCAGGCTGCATTAAGCGATGAGAAGTATTTACTTTCTATTGGCGGCGGTACTGAAGAAAACGTGCGGCAAGCCGAAATGAATTTAAAAGTAGCGCAATTAGAAGCCGATCAACTCTCGGCGCAAATCCGACAACAAAAGCAAGCCAATTCCGCCGAATTGAAAGATGTAGGTTTTGAAATGAGCATCCAGGAACGTAACCTCCAGGAAATGCAACGCAAACTCGACCTGGCCGATTTAAAATCTCCCATTAGTGGCGTACTGACTTTTGTAAATGAAGAAATTGGGACAACAGTTAATCCGGGTGATGCTTTGGTGCGGGTTGCTGATTTAAGTAGTTTTAAAGTAAAAGCCACCATCGCCGATTCTTACGCTGACCAATTGTCACCCGGTGGCCCAGTAACTGTGCGCCTGAATGATACCGACCTGAAAGGTACGATTGCGACTATCCGGCCCGCCGTAGAAAATAACCAGGTTACCTTCTTCGTGCAGCTAGACCAGAAAAATCATCCGCAGCTGCGGTCTAATTTAAAGGTAGAAGTATTTGTGATCACTTCTTTTAAAAACCAGGCCATGCGGGTGAAAAATGGTCCTTTCTTTACCGGTGCCCGCGACCAGAAAGTATTCGTGATTAAAGGAAATAAAGCCAATGCCCGCACGGTGCAAATTGGATTAAGCAACTTTGATTGGGTAGAACTGCAAGGCGTGCAGCCCGGCGAAGAAGTTATTATCTCCGATACCAAGGAATTCCAACACCTGGATGAGTTTGCCATCACCAATGATTAA